Genomic segment of Esox lucius isolate fEsoLuc1 chromosome 15, fEsoLuc1.pri, whole genome shotgun sequence:
GAACAGACGTTATTAGGTGTATGGGTTTGTCCATGGTTTTGCCAAAACCATGCAGTTGTGCATTCATAGACATGATTGTCTGTAGACAGATGGACTTAGGGAATAGCCTGTTAGTGTGGGTTGTGGTGGGGGAAATGAGTCACTCAGCAAAAAGGCTCATTCTGGTTAGATTTCTTTCAAACCACCCCTTTTTCCTACTCTACCAACTTGTGATCATGACTAGCCTACAAAACAATGCAGTGTATTCTATTAAAGCATTCCAATTTCCTGGAGGGGGACACCCAGTAGAAACATAGATGTCTGTGTTTGGAAGCATCACAAGGGCCTCAGCAAGATTTTCTCCAAAGCCATCATGTCAAAAGTTGCTACCACCTTATTACAGATTGAATGCCACTATCGGGTGGGGTAGTAGATGTTAAAACAACTGCTTTAGTTGTAATTACGGTCTGCTCTGCTGTGTACAAACACTGCACGCCACCCTCATTCCTTCCTGGCAAGATTCCTAAGTGCGGCCTACACTGAACGGAGTATTGCGATTAAACCCAGGGAATTATTTTGTGGTGTTTACTTTAATCAGATTGGTCGATTTGTACGCTATGTGACAAGTCCTAGGTAGTAACGTGTTACTATGTCGGGGGAAACCAGTGGGTCAACGCAGTAGGCCTAGACCTAGTGTTTGTGGTTTGGCTCAAGCGTTTACATCCTGAATACACAGGGGGAGAGCGTTGCTACATGAGAGAAACAACAAATGCAGCCATATCATTTTGAGGCTATGTTGTTCTCCTAGTCGgtcgtacacacaaacacgcagacGCATTATTCTACTGTTTACCAGAACACCTGCGAGGTGTTCATTTTTCAATCCCAGACTCCACCatgtttctctcctctcctactTCCTAGTCTGGTGTGTTCAGATGACACAGCAGGAGCAGAAGGAGTTCAAGGAGAGCCTGGAGGCAGCTCTGTCCTGGATGCAGGCCGTCCAGGAGAAGCTCCGGATCAATGACAACACCCAGGGCCCCCGGGCTGCCCTTGAGGCCcggctgagagagacagaggtgagaCAGAGCCGTAACAGCTGAAGTTTCACCTATTCAGCTAGTCTGTGCTTCTGTCTGACTCGTATTCATTCACTGCAGTGTATCTGTGGTTTTCCATGATAGTGTTCTTTTCTAGAGTACCCTAATACTCAATatgtattgggacagtaaagtccGCATGAGGAAAAAGTCCATTTCCGGCTctgggtttaggtttagggtcaaacttacatttcattttagagttagaattggggtttctttaaggtccaggcgttgttggttaagtttagggttaaggttaggcattacatctaggtaaagtttaggcaaaCATGTTACTTTCTTgaggtttagattagggttagtttaaggttaggtttagggttaagatttctattttctggtccccgtGAGGGTAGCTGTatgaacttgtgtgtgtgtgtgtgtttcaaactATAGTTCTGCCAAAATGGCGAGtcagtgcaaaaaaaaagttttgccaAATTGCACTAAAATGTGTTATAGCCTCAAACCCAATTAGTGCTATGTTGACACTGACTGAATATATCAAAGTATTCCTTATTGTGTAATGTTTGCTAATTTCATGTATTTACTTGTGAACTGTTCCTCCTATTTACCCATGCTATCATTTGTAAAGTCTTTGAAATATTTGTGAGCAAGCGTGATAAGCAGCAATCAGTTAGACAGCGCTGAAATAGTTGCTGGGATATTGCTACTCTTGAGCTATATctgtttcataaaatgttttctccATTGACATGCCTTCAAAATGTTACAGGGTTGTTTCAGGGTTGGCTGAACAATTCTGTAGTCAggtgtgtactgtgtataaTAATGTTGAGAGGATTCTGTAGTCAggtgtgtactgtgtataaTAATGTTCAGAGGATTCTGTAGTCAggtgtgtactgtgtataaTAATGTTCAGAGGATTATGTAGTCAggtgtgtactgtgtataaTAATGTTCAGAGGATTATGTAGTCAGATGTGTTCTGTGTATAATAATGTTCAGAGGATTATGTAGTCAggtgtgtactgtgtataaTAATGTTCAGAGGATTATGTAGTCAGGTGTGTTCTGTGTATAATAATGTTCAGAGGATCCACTGCTGATGGTTGTTTTGCCAtgcacttttttttatatatatatttatttatttatttttatttatttatttttgaagagTGGGCAATCCATactcatgttttttctttattttgacaaAAGGAAAGCAAACACGTACAGAACCTGTAAGATGAGGCGGGACCTCAAATTAGCCCTTGTCTTTAAGAACATTTAGTCAAGGTGCTGTAGCTGGCCCAAAGTTGATTGTAAATGTTGACAGTAGCAAAAACGGATGTCGGTAGAAGTGAAGGGTTAGTaggtttttgttgttgattggcTGTTAGTGGATGGGCCGTACATGTAGGGAACCAGTCCACTGTCACCATATTCATCTGTGGTTCCCAAATCACACAATGTTCATAGTGTGCTACTACTGACAATGCAGAGCTCATAGGCCTACAATCAAAATGTTGGGAAAAGGCTGCATTTTGGGACCTCTGTGATGTATTCGTGATCTCATCATTGCTTGTGTGTTATCGCTGGACAGAAAATCCTGGAATCGGAGCATGAGGGCCGTGTGAAGATGGACATGGTGTTGGTGGCTGCAGACGTTTTACTGCAGAACGGAGATGAAGAGACTAGAAACAACACACATGTCAAACTTAAAGACCTCAAAACATTATGGGAGGAGACCTGCACCTACATCATCCACTGCCACAGGCATGtaacctctccctcctccatgaCCTTCTGTGACCTATGATCTCTAGCAGTGAAAATAGCAGGTCAGTTATGGAATCTTTCCTAAAAACTGCACTTAAATGAACAGATGCTTCCCTTTTCTTCCAGTAAGTGAGCGTCCTCTGTTTCATTGGTGCATAAGCAACATAATGTATGCATAAGAGAATACATTCCATTTGGTCATTTCTAGATTTAGTCTTTGATTAAAAGCCTTGGATTCTTTTTTTGACATATTTCAGTTCAGTATTTCTAACCATAAGTAAATGTTTCATAATGAAACACTGTTTCAAgaatagtttctaaatagtTGCTTAATGTATTATTAGCTAAGGTAGTTATTATAAAGTGTGGGCTTCCATGCCTCTCTTTTCCCAGCCGTGTAGAGTGGGTGTGGTTGCACTGGAATGAGTACCTGAAGGCCTTCGAAGAGTTTCAGATGTGGTTGGTCCGCACGCAGCGCAGTCTGGAGCCAGAGGTGGAGTTACAACTTGGGGTGAAGGAGAAACTCTGGCAGGTGAGAGGACACATTTGGGGTGCATTCATTCTGCCAAACGAAACATCCAGTTGGACAATGTTTTTGCCACACAGAAGCAAAGACATTAAAAGTTCATCGCTTTGTTTCTGTTTGGCAAAAACTTTGCAACAAATAGTTTTATTTGGCATAAAGAACACACCACTGGCACTGTGTGTTAACAGTCGTTTAGTGGGGAGGATGTGAAGTCTGCCAACTGTTTGAAGTAACAGTGTGAGTAGAGAGGATAAGGCGTGGTTAAAATGTATCCGTGTACATTCCTTTCTGGTGGcaggttaaaaaataaaatagctgTGTAACATTTCAATTGTGCACATTACTTTTCAGTTGGATGCTCACATGGGAATATAAAATCTTTGTAATTCCAATTTAATTTGCCTGTCACGTCCATAGACAGAAACTAATGTACTTCCTGTTTTGAGCCTGGTTGTAAGAAACAGTAAGATAGCTACCTCAAGAAAATATGTGAATGAATGTAACGTGGCTTCCAGGCTGAAATGATCATGTGAATCacagtaaggtgtgtgtgtcttccgaGTGGAaattacttgtgtgtgtgtgtgtgtgtgtgtttctcaggtGGACCATCAATCCGTCTTGTTGAGTGACGTGCAGAGCAAGGCGCAGCTTTTGGAGAGGCTGCTGGACGAGGCTGCCTCACTGCACAACCGCATCCAGGACCCCAGTGTGGACCAGGAAGCACAGGAGAGGATGCAGGAGGAATATAACAGCATAAGGGACAgggctgaggtgtgtgtgtgtgtgtgtgtgtgtgtgtgtgtgtgtgtgcacaatgTCAGTATACAAAGGCTTTTTGATGACTCTTGTTCAACATCTCAATCTTCAATCTATCTTTTCAAACACTCTGCATGACACTCAGGCTAGTATTCCTGTGTGGAGCCACGGTGATGAATGTGGAGACCATAATTACTGTCAGGCTACATAACCGGCATACTGGATTGGTTGAAACCGTGCTGCTTGTACTGAGGGGTTTAATCACTTCCAGACAGGCAGCAGCAACATACAGTTGAGTCCTCCATTCTCAGAGTCTAGTGACTTTAGTGTGAGACAATGCTGTTGATGAATACTCTTCAATTGGCCCCCAAgcttctttttttcctttctttttcggTAGTCACATAGCCAAGACAATGCTCCTGTTTCTTTCTGCGTTTCATACAGCTCTTTGAAACATCTGACAGTACAGACCAACAATAGTctttttcactccctctctcactgccTTTATTATTAAAGGGAATGTTCTTTCAGGACTCCTTGCTTGTTTGAACGTGCTTATGTTGAGGCAGGGCATTTGGTCCGATGGGGGAATATGATAATGATTTATGTTCTTTTGTAGCTTGTTTTTAGATGGGCACATGTGTTTCCTTGGTAGCTTGTTTTTTAGATGGGCACGTGTTCCTCAGAACACTTTCAAAGAAGCTATAATACCATCAGATTGTTCAAAGCTAAGTAGTAAGCTAATATGTACACCatctttcattttgtttatcCTTTGTAATGAAATATTCTTTGAATTGTCTTTGAAACTGTAATAAGCTCTGTCTGTAGGTTGATGAAAGAGCTCTCTAATCCCCTTGTATCACATTATAACCAGGAAAGGCTGTCGGTGCTGCAGAAGATAGCTGAAGAACACCAGCTGTATCAGAGCTACGTCTTGAAGTTCCAGTCGTGGCTGTTGTCCAAGACCAAGGAGCTCAGCACCCTGACTGAGGCGGAGGACACAGCTGAGAACAAGTTCAGAGCCCTGCAGGTAAGAGCAGTAACACCCTAGTCACATGACTAGTCAAAGGGACAGTTGAGAGTGCACCCTAGTCACATGACTGTTTAAAGGGATGGGTGAGAGTACACCCTAGTCATTACTGCTTAAAGGGACGGGTGAGAGTACACCCTAGTCATTACTGCTTAAAGGGACGGGTGAGAATACACCCTAGTCATTACCGCTTAAAGGGACGGGTGAGAGTACACCCTAGTCATTACTGCTTAAAGGGACGGGTGAGAATACACCCTAGTCATTACCGCTTAAAGGGACGGGTGAGAATACACCCTAGTCATTACCGCTTAAAGGGACGGGTGAGAATACACCCTAGTCATTACCGCTTAAAGGGACGGGTGAGAATACACCCTAGTGTATTACTGCTTAAAGGGACAGGTGAGAGTAATTTAATAAAGTTTGATTCCTATTTGAAGGACACATACCATGCTGTCATCAACTTGTCCTTTCCTTGTTGTGTGTTACGGATTTGTGCACCTTCTCCCTTCGCCAGGCACTTGACGACAGCGTGGCCAGTGAGGAGCAGACTCTGCTGCACATTAAGGCCATGGCAAAGGCGGTGCAGGCCAATACATCCCCCAGAGGTGCAGAGGTGGTtgtgaaggaggtggaggaagtgCATGCGTCCTGGCAGAGGCTCCGCCAGGACCTGTCTGACACCGGGGAGGGGCTGAAGAGCAGCCTGGACTCCCAGAACCAGTACCAGAGCCGCTGTAGTCGCCTTGGGGAAGACATCGGGCAGCTCCGGGCCCTGCTGCACAGCCTGAACGAAGACCTGGAGATGGCCAGGGAGGGGGAGCGGATCGAGGAGCAGATGGTGGGACAGTGGAGGACGTACACGGTAGGAGATATACCACTTCTTGTTCTCGTTTTCAgtcactttctctctcactctctcaccctctctccaaTCCTCTGACTTACTTTTCAAACCTTCACTATCTCTTCTTTTAACTTTCTTCCAATCTCCTGGCAGTTCTGCCGCATTCTTTCCTCAACCCTGAGGTTTACAGCTTTAGGTAGTATCTACTACAGGTGTCTGACAGCCTGGGAGGTTGCTGTAACTATCACCTTTCAACAATGCCCTCTGGCTGAATGCCTGGGAGAGGTGTGGTGGACTGGAGATGATGAGATAATAGTTGTGGGCGGGTATCCTTCCAGTCAAACCGCTGTCCGCAGGTGTGGTGTTGAATATTCCCATCTATTAGACAGACGCAGTGGCTGTGTTTGTAGTGTAAAATGCGGATGATTTGACTTAATTTAGACCTCAGACTTGTAGACGATGGGGAGATCAGGCTATGGACGATTACTGAGCTCAGTCTGAGGAAGAAAAGCTGCCAGACGACTCAGATAATTAGTAACAGAGTATGACTGAATCATTTCTGGCCAAATGCACTTAACCAATTACTGCATCAGAGGCTTGTTTGCCTGCTGCTTTCATTCCACTGAAGTGAATTTCACCCCTGTCaaggatgtttttgttgttcaagATTGTAATAGAGGTTGAAAACAACTTGACGTAAAATTAATTATGTCaagatggaaaataaaaaaatgtaaggcaGAAAGAAAATATGGTTTAATAGTTTAACTCTGTCACTAAAAAGAGTACCAGGTTAGTGTGTACGCCAGTATGGTTGTTGCTGTTGGCAGTTTGTGTGTGGAGTAgaaactacagtggggagaacaagtatttgatacactgccgattttgcaggttttcatatTAAAAAAGCATATAAACAAAtcatcccattgtatgatttttaaatcattaattagcattttattgcatgatataagtatttgatcacctaccaaccagtaagaattccggctctcacagacctgttagtttttctttaagaagccctcctgttctccactcattacctgtataaactgcacctgtttgaacttgttacctgtataaaagacacctgtccacacactcaatcaaacagattccaacctctccacaatggccaagaccagagagctgtgtaaggacatcagggatacaattgtagacctgcacaaggctgggatggactacaggacaataggcaagcagcttggtgagaaggcaacaactgttggcgcaattattagaaaatggaagaagttcaagatgacggtcaatcttccttggcctggggctccatgcaagatctcacctcgtggggcatcaatgatcatgaggaaagtgagggatcagcccagaactacacggcaggacctggtcaatgacctgaagagtcTCAAagagaaccattagtaacacactacgccgtcatggattaaaatcctgcagcgcacgcaaggtccccctgctcaagccagcgcatgtccaggcccgtctgaagtttgccaatgaccatctggatgatccagaggaggaatgggagaaggtcatgtagtctgatggtctaaactccactcgccgtgtttggaggaagaaggatgagtacaaccccaagaacaccatcccaaccgtgaagcatggaggtggaaacatcattctttggggatgcttttctgcaaaggctacaggacgactgcaccgtattgagggggggatggggccatgtatcgcgagatcttggccaacaaccttcttccctcagtaagagcattgaagatgggtcgtggctgtcttccagcatgacaacgacccgaaacacacagccagggcaactaaggagtggctccgtaagaagcatctcaaggtcctggagtggcctagccagtctccagacctgaatccaatagaaaatatttggagggagctgaaagtctgtatttcccagcgacagccccgaaacctgaaggatctggagaaggtgtgaatggaggagtgggccaaaatccctgctgcagtgtgtgcaaacctggtcaagaactacaggaaatgtacctttgtctgtaattacaaaaaaaggtttctgttccaaatattaagttctgcttttctgatgtatcaaatacttatgtcatgcaataaaatgcaaattttaaaatgtgattttctggatttttgttttagattccgtcactcacagttgaagagtacttatgataaaaatgtctttgtaagtgggaaaacctgcaaaatcggccgtgtatcaaatacttgttctccccactctatgtGGTTCCTTGGGTGGCCTctgatttatttgttgttttattccCACTCCCAGAATGTCCGGGATACTCTCTTGGCTGAAGAACCCCAGGTGGAGAACCTGAAGTCCCAGCTTAAAGAACTCTTCCGCTTTTCCCAAGATTCTCGGCATCTGTCTGACGATGTCCTGGCTGTCGTGAAGGAGTACCAGAGGTGAATAATGCAAAAGAAGGGAATAAGAGAGCCATTTAAGATGTCATCATTCCCTGTACTCTAAAGATGCTGTTTACAGTTCAAAATAAATTGGGTGAGAGAGGTGGAAGTTAATTCCACCTCAGGTGGTCACTGTTGGAAAATTGATGCAGCAGAGGTCaggcataaaaaaaacaattttcaaGGACAAAGACATCTGCCAAATTGCTGTCAGGTTGAACTGTGACAATGAAGTGGACTATTTACAGACTATTGGATTCACCTTCAGAGGGATGGTTTAGCGGAATTGGCAAAAACCaactgatgtgtttttttctcctgTAGGGTAGGTAATAACTTCATGCTCTAACTTGTTGTAACTCATGTAACCGTTACAACCGTAACCCCTCTGTAAACACCAGACATGAGCCAAtcagctgaagaacagagcATACCACTTACTCTCACTTTGTAGTGAAAGGATGTCTCGACTAATCATTCCTTTAAACATACAGTCAATATTTGTCTTAATGTCATCCTGTATGAGCTCTATCTTTCATCCGACATTGTGACAAAGAACCTTCCCactgtttttaatgtttctACAGTCTACCGGTGTTAAAAGGAATACTGTATGAGAGGATTATGTGTCATAATGGTGATTTTTACGTTTCAGCTTATCTTCTGCCCTCTGTCTGTCGGCAGCGTGAAGTGTTGCGCTACAAAGCTGTGTGGCGAGTCTGAGATGGGGCTGAGACAGGTGCTTCAGGACCCACTGCACGGCTTCTCCCAGTGGAGCCAGAAGGTCTCTCAGGTCCTGGAGGCTTCGGCAGATGTGTCCGAGTTCTCGCACATCGCCATGCTGGTGCAGAACATCGAGGTAGACACACCGCAAGTAGAAATAATAATGGGAACGCTAATTGATAAGCCGAATGCAGCGCTTTTACAGACGCTTGAAGCATTTGACAATGTACAGACTAAGCAGCTGTTAACCCAGGGTTGTACAACCTCTTGAAGCCCAACACATCTTCAGGTTTCAGTGTGGCCTTCAGGGCCTGACTGGAGACCGATGCTGTAATAATAGATGAGAGAAAACCAGATAATCTACAGTGTTCACACTACCTTAATTAGGTCAGCTATTGAAATCTAATCAGCCCTTCATACAGAACTGGAACCGGACCGAAATTAGCTTAGGCCGTGGTCCaatattccctttatagtgcactacttttgagcaGGACACATAGAGCTCaagttaaaagtagtgcacagtatggaatagggtgccagtTTTGGGCACATTAGCCCTCACCATCAGAAAATGGAATCTCTTCTCCACTGTGGACAGTAGAAAATGACTTTCTCCTATATAAACTCCCCTCCAGACATGGGAGTAATGGAAGCTCAGGCTGAGGGAGTTAAATCAATCCCAACACTAGGAGAAAGAGATCAGAGGTTCATGCTTGCTTTACGTTGACAAAGAGGAATGTGCTCTCTACCTGTTAGATCCCCAGAGGCATATATTTCTACTGCTACACATACCTTTTCATCCGGTCGTGGGTTTTTGTTCTCCTCCTTATTTCTCTTTCCTCCTTCACTCTCCGCTGACCTCCTCCTATTaacttccctctctcctctttctggcCTCATGCCTTGCccgtgtttttctttcatttctttccCTCGATGCCTTTCTGACATAATGCCCTCCTGTCTGCGACCTGTCTGCCCCACCCGTGCTCCGCTCACAGAGGCTGCTGAGGCACAGTCAGCAGCTGCAGGAGAGGTTGAGTCAGATGCAGGTCAAGAGAGACCTGCTGGGTTCCGTGTTTGGCCCCGACAGAGCCCAGAGTCTGCTGACAGAGCTCAGCACCGCCGTGAGGAACAGGGAGTTACTGcacaaccagcttttgcagagGAAGGGAAGACTGGAGgtgagtgcgtgtgcgtgtgcgtgtgcgtgtgcgtgtgcgtgtgtgtgtgtgtgtgtgtgcgcgtgtgtgtcatAGGGCTCCTGTAAGACTTTATTAGGGAATGGGGTGCCGTTCGTTACGCTACAACTTTTCTGATTCATCCTGTCCTTAGGGCTTAATTTCACAGACGAAGCACTTTGACGATACCTACGACTCAATCAGGAACAAGTTGACCGTTCTGAGGGAAAGACTGATGTCAGCAGACAGCCTCCAACCAGATATCCTGGCCAAGAAGAGCCAGTCAGACCAACTACTGGTGGGCCACTACCTCAAATCCTCTCCCCTCGATTCCTCTTTCCTTGCCTTCCTTCTTTCAAAGAATTGGATAAATGCCATAATGGAGGGACCCTGGGAACTCTCTTAATGGCAAGGAGATGGGACGCAAGGAAACCGAGAGTCCCAGTGCGTCTCAAACCGTGACACTGGTTTTCTTCAGCTTGCTCCATGGGGCAGTGGGATAAGTGTGTTGAAATGTTTCTTAAACTGTTCACAAGACAGGAGCTTCTGCTTCGGTCCTCTTTCAGGTGATCAAGAAGGACCTGGAGGACTGTGATGCCCAGATTACTGCTCTGGAGACTCTGGTCTCAAATAGCCCCACTAACAAGACCCAGTGGCAAATGCTTCACGGGGACTGGAGAGTCCTTTACAAGGCGGTCAGGGTAAGGCAGTGGAAAGCTTCGACCATACAGCTGAAATTGATATCTTTCCAATTATCAATGCATTTCTGACTAttgctgtcatgttttgttcatATTTGAGCTTTGCATCACATTACTGTGTGATCACTTGTCAGTGTTATCTTTCACGTTGACGCGTGTGCCTGCACATGTCTCAGGTGAAGCTGAATGAGAGTGAGCAGAGCATTGCGGAGCACGAGAGTTTTCATGACAGCCTGCTGAATGTCCAGCAGTGGCTGATGGTCATGAAGCAGAAGTTGGAGTCCTACCGCAGCCTGGCTGGGGAGTGGAGCGTAGACAACAGACAGCATGAGGCAGAGGTACttactgaccacacacacagcatctgtCTGTAATCCCTGTGGCACCCTGGTGATAAAGGATTCAGAGAGGATACAAGAATAAAGTTAATCCCATTTATTTACGTGTGTGCGTTCGAACTTTAACGGTGAATTCAGACCAACATTACTAGGGTCTGGACTAGGATCTAATGCCTCTCCTGGAAATAAACGGCCTTCCTTTACTGTTACTGAGAAGGGTGGAGAGAGCGCTCAATCAAAAGCCAAAAAAGCAAGGTCATTGTAGAAAGAAATGTGCTTGCTCATATTTCCCCACTCAGTATTTTGTTATGGCAAAGCTAAAACAAATCTGGTCAGCCTATGGCTTCCTTCAGATTGACCACAAGCAGGGAATGAGTTAGTTCTTATAGGTCGTAGGGGAGACGATTAGGAGAAACTCTGTTCAGCTGGTAAGGCTAATGAAGGTGGATCCTCAAGAGAGATTATGCTCAGTGTCGCCACCTAGTGTTAGAACACAGGCTATGCAACATGGTTATTCAGTCCTCGGGGCTCGTTTATCAAGCAT
This window contains:
- the syne3 gene encoding nesprin-3 isoform X4, whose product is MTQQEQKEFKESLEAALSWMQAVQEKLRINDNTQGPRAALEARLRETEKILESEHEGRVKMDMVLVAADVLLQNGDEETRNNTHVKLKDLKTLWEETCTYIIHCHSRVEWVWLHWNEYLKAFEEFQMWLVRTQRSLEPEVELQLGVKEKLWQVDHQSVLLSDVQSKAQLLERLLDEAASLHNRIQDPSVDQEAQERMQEEYNSIRDRAEERLSVLQKIAEEHQLYQSYVLKFQSWLLSKTKELSTLTEAEDTAENKFRALQALDDSVASEEQTLLHIKAMAKAVQANTSPRGAEVVVKEVEEVHASWQRLRQDLSDTGEGLKSSLDSQNQYQSRCSRLGEDIGQLRALLHSLNEDLEMAREGERIEEQMVGQWRTYTNVRDTLLAEEPQVENLKSQLKELFRFSQDSRHLSDDVLAVVKEYQSVKCCATKLCGESEMGLRQVLQDPLHGFSQWSQKVSQVLEASADVSEFSHIAMLVQNIERLLRHSQQLQERLSQMQVKRDLLGSVFGPDRAQSLLTELSTAVRNRELLHNQLLQRKGRLEGLISQTKHFDDTYDSIRNKLTVLRERLMSADSLQPDILAKKSQSDQLLVIKKDLEDCDAQITALETLVSNSPTNKTQWQMLHGDWRVLYKAVRVKLNESEQSIAEHESFHDSLLNVQQWLMVMKQKLESYRSLAGEWSVDNRQHEAERALGEFPEKELQLHQTEVQGQRVLERTSEEGRVHILRDMKHLRESWMALHDLSLNLFRLLNSHTSSEDPDSDIQQERGLAAVRPGPARELFPGEGGDVIRETGCSSRRQVSPGWASQGSGSGKEREKGAEAKMEQSQGDASGTLRAWVEGESQGGVEDMDLSDHEGLGTDPHLGGQLSPVTFSQGGSQGRGGEVRGESKARVQEEGETSHKHCLRVDEVDSSVAWRGGYGEGQEGEGENGERTTGVKSGLSTGRSPQGRRVDLGESGSSSSWGPGSSGVTASGAIGRSGPRSSRVEVVGESGSSSSGRTEEWVDEQRSREAAVVVGMGSGQGLGSGLGLGSRGSYGLGEIGERGGVGGGQLRHRGSFTPTKVSREDSVVEVLSSQQDPANKTSGWLQGSNQHATGGSGVALSAAHHKGKREFEAWLQKENDTLSRILNTKGPLSTKELKIRQNTLKTLRSNVGWGQEQFLTLLLSGSAAGAGSEDVGLEEIRYRWMLYKSKLKDVGDLKALLNVKKTPGLLYRVCRVALPLWLLLLALLLFAFLLPWMDEGSSCSLSNNFARSFNIMLRYDGPPPT